One genomic window of Meles meles chromosome 3, mMelMel3.1 paternal haplotype, whole genome shotgun sequence includes the following:
- the CXCL14 gene encoding C-X-C motif chemokine 14, with product MRLLSAALLLLLLALCAARVDGSKCKCSRKGPKIRYSDVKKLEMKPKYPHCEEKMVIITTKSVSRYRGQEHCLHPKLQSTKRFIKWYNAWNEKRRVYEE from the exons ATGAGGCTCCTGTCGGCCGCGCTGCTCTTGCTGCTCCTGGCGCTGTGCGCCGCACGCGTGGACG GGTCCAAATGCAAGTGCTCGCGAAAGGGGCCCAAGATTCGCTACAGCGATGTGAAGAAGCTGGAAATGAAGCCAAAGTACCCGCACTGCGAGGAGAAGATGGTTAT CATCACCACCAAGAGCGTGTCCAGGTACCGGGGTCAGGAGCACTGCCTGCACCCCAAGCTGCAGAGCACCAAGCGGTTCATCAAGTGGTACAACGCCTGGAACGAGAAGCGCAG GGTCTACGAAGAGTAG